Sequence from the Candidatus Beckwithbacteria bacterium genome:
TAATTGAATAGAGATGACAGTTTGGGGGTTTAATTTGCTGCGAAACATAATCATAAAGCCTATAATAACAAAAATAACCACAAAGAAAAGATAGGCAATGTTGCGGCAAATGACCCAAATTTCAATAATTGGTTTAATAAAATCGAAGCCGCCGCCTTGAGCATAAGCCGGGGTGGCAAGATTGAGTCGATTGCCATAATAGGCCAGGTAGTCTTTTGAAGAAACAGCCGGTCGTTGATACATTTGATCCATTAAGGTAAATAGGTTACCAGTTGCCCCTTGGGAAATAATTTTTCCATCTTTGTCTCTGGCGCCTACCGCCAAAACTGTTACCCCATTGATTAGAGTAGAAATCATTCCTTGAGTTCCACCTGGCATAATAACGTCTTCACCAATAATATATTTCTGGAGATTCATGCCGGGAGCGGTCATGGCATCAATAAATTGAGAAGAAGCCCGGGCGGGAGTGGGGGAAAGAAAACGAAAAATGAAAAACGAAAAAATTAAAATAAAAGCGAGAGAAATTTTTTTGAGAGGAGTAGGCATTAAAATTAGATTAGCAGAAAGAAAAAGGGTTGGCAAGAGATTAAGGGGAAGGAGAAAATATCTATCTTTTTCTTTCCCTTGTTGCAAGGTAGCGTTTAATTGCATCTAGTGAGGTTAACCAGTTTCGTTTTTCTTTGTGGGCCTCGAGTTTTCCCTGGCGGGCTAATAAATTCAGATATTTTGCGGAAAAATGGGTTTTGGCGGCAATTTCTGTCAAAGGGGAAAATTTTTCCCGCTTTTGAGTAATGGGCGTTAAAGTTTTAAGATAAATATCCAAAGACCGTTCAACTGCTTGGGCGACAAAACGAATCAGGGGTTGATAATTATCCTTGTCCGCTTGTTGTAAAACCTGATAATATTTTTTCCGGTCGTTTTTCAAAATAACAGCCAGAGGGTAGCCTTTTCTCATTAAAACGACATTCATTAATAATCTGGCGGTACGGCCGTTGCCGTCTAAAAATGGATGGATAAAGACTAACTGATGATGTAGTTTGGCAGCCAGCTCAATCGGATGCAGGCGGTGGCGATTGGCCCGAAACCAGTTAATAAATTTGTTCATGGCAGAGGGAATGATGTTAGCGTCAGATGGGATATGGTCAGTTCCGGTAATAAAAACATTACTTTGGCGGTAGCGGCCAGCCCAGTCTTCATCAGTTTTTTTCATTACGAGATGATGAAGATTGCGAATTAATTTCTCGGAAATAGTTAATTGATTTTGTGGCTGGACAAGTTCGTATAAATATTCCAAGGCCTCGTGGTGGTCTTTGGCCTCCAAGTGGTCTTTGAGGGGTTTATTTTTAACGGTAATGCCCTCATTGATAACCCAAAAAGTTTCTTTTAGGGTCAAACTATTGCCCTCGATGGCATTGGAGTTGTAAGTCATCTCAACTTGGAATTTTTCCCGGAGTTTTCTAACGGCGGTAGCCGGCAAAGGCCTAAGTTTTTGTAGTTTTACCAGTTTTAAGTCAATTCTTGGGAATAATTCCTTAATATGGTTTACCATGATTTTAATCATATACCATATTAGTGGTTTGTCAAGAGATTAGGGGGAGGATAAGGTAGGGGTGAAAGTGACACAGTGTTTGGCCCAGGCGGAAGAATTCCAAATGTTTGTCTGAGCTTCAATGGTGCTGCAGACGGTTTGTGGTTGAGTAGGCGCGCACATGGCCGGGTCGTTGTGGCAATAAACAGTGTCGGCACAAAAAGTATAGTTTGTGCCTTGGGGAATGTAATAATATTGGCTGTTGGTAAAAATATCCGGGAAGTAGGCGGTGAGCATTCCCCAGAGTTTTTGTTTATCGGCATCGGCTAAATTACTAAAATTATTAATATTGACGCTAATAAGATAATTGGCATCATCTTTACTTAAATTTGGCGGCGCACCAGTCATTAATCCGTTAAGCTTGTTGTAAATTTGAGTGAGCATGCTGGTTTGTTGTTCACTGTTGCTAAATAGTGTTGCGGCAGAAGATTGAGCATCGGATAAATTAACCTGAAAATTACTAAATTGTTGTTGGTAATTTTGATCAGTGGGATTGAGATTTTGCGCAGTGGTTAATAAATTACTGACTCCGGAAAGTAGTTGGTTAAGAGGACTGTTCCAGGAATTATAAATTCCCTGCATCTCTTGAAAGTGGGTTTGACAACGTTGGTCGTCGACCGCACAAGTATTTTTCGGTTCTTCCAGGGGTTTTTTAGTTAAATCATCGTTAAGGTTGGTTTGGATATTGGTTAGTTTAGCTATAATTTGAGTTAAATCGTTATTTTGACTGGCGGATTTAAAGTTGTTAGAAATATTTTCCAGCAGAGTTGTTTGATTCTTAAGGATGGTTTTTGTGGCCGCTAGTTCTTCAAGATAATAATTAGTGTTATTAATTTTATCCTGGCTGAGTTTTTGCAGCATGTCTAAAAAAGGAATGATAGAATTGACGAGATTAGGGTTGTTCGGTAGCAGGTTGTATAGGCTACTTTTTTGATCAGAGGGAGTGGAAAGATTGGTTTGTAAGCTCATCATTGTTTGAGAACCACCCACGATTTGAGGTTCTTCAGGCGGCGGTAGAGCCAGGCCAAAATTGGCGGGAGTAAGATTGTCCCAATCAAAGACATAATTTAGAGCGGTAGTATTGCGGAGGGCAGAGGTGGTTTTGGGCGGATCAATCAAATCAACGGTTAATTGACTATCCTCAAAATCCATTGTTAGACGAAGAAAATTATTGATATTGAAGACATCTTGGGTAACGTCAAATTTGGCGCAACATTGATAATTGTTATCGGAAAGTTGATGGCAATTGGTGTTGATGGAAAAATTAGTGGAAGTTGGGCCGGCGTGCCATTCACCCATCATCGGCACCCAAAAAGCGGAGTAAATGACAAAAACAGAGAAGATTGTTAAGCCGGCAACCATGGCAACTGAGGCAATGGTGGCAAAAGTGGCCATAGCGCCGGCAACAGCAAAGGCAGAAATACCTAATCCGTGGGCGAGGATAAAGATAGCGTTTTCAGCCATAATAGCTAACCCGGAAAATAAACCGCCAAGGCTAGGAATTAAGCTGATTAGCGGAAAACTAAGCGAACCGATTAAAGGTAAAAACTGCATCCAGGCACCATGGATACCCAATAAACCCAATAGTCCTTGAGTGATCCAGCCAACAAAATAACCGGTCCAACCAAGACTGGTCCATCGGCCCAGAGTCATCGCGCTTTTGCCGGCAATAGCGCTATAAATGGCATGTGCTCCCCACCAGGCTCCGGCGCCGGCCAAAGCACCGAGAGGATAAGCAAAATAAAAGGGAAGCCCCATTCCCATAAAAATAGGACCTAAAAACTGGATGCCTAAGAAAAAACCGGGATTGAAGAAGTTTTTAAGATAGGGTTGGGTTTTACTCCAAAGGTTTTTTAAACTATTTAACCATGGTCTTTCCAGCAACGCGTTAGAGTAGGCGTCACCGACGTAAAACGCTCTGCCAAAAAACCCACGGATTTTAAAAGCGAGGGCGTTAGGGTTTTGAATACTGAAATGATTGATGAATTCTCTGCCGAAAATTGTCCAAGTGGGTTGGGTTAAAATTTTAATAATCGGTTGCAAAATCTGTTTATTTAATAAGTTTCCCCAAGCGCCTTTGGTTTGCCACAAATAATCGGCGCCGGCAAAAACTCCGCGTGTTAACCAGGGATTCCAGCCGTAGCGAGCCTGCATTAATGGCGATAAAAGGTCGCCAACAACAAAACCGTTGATTGGCAATCTGGCAAAAGGATGATCGTAGAGCCATTTAGCAAAATTGGAAAGAGGCCCCGGGCGGAAATTGGCAATGCGCGAATCAATATTAAGAAAGTTTTTTTCTAACTCCCCGCGATAAAAATTTTGTTGCGCAACAGATAAATATGGATCAGTGGCCTTAGCAAGAAGCTCATCATATTTATAAACCCATTCAATTATTGTTGGGTTGGCCGCCATTTTTAAGCCAGTGTTGTAAAAGGCGCCCGTGCCGGCAAAAATAGGGGTAGCAATCGCGCCGCCGACATTAATAGGAATACCGTAGAGATTAAAATAAAGATTGGGGGTAAGCAGGCTGCCGAACCGATAACCTAAATAGCCGGAAGACAGGGTGGTGGGGCTAAAAACACCTTTAACAAAAGATTGGATTGAGGCGCCGCCGATGCGGGCGGTGGTCATATAGCGATTGGAGCTAAAAAATTCGATAGCTTGAGCACGGAGAGCATTGAGGCCAGGAATGGTGTTAATAATTTTAGTGGCGGTAACACGTAAAACATTTAAAGCCAAACCGGCGGTTAAGTCCCAAATGGCACCGCCAACTAAAGTTAAAAGAAAAGAAATAGGGTCGCGATTAGTGTGACGGAGGCGACGAGCAGTATTGTTTAATCCTCGGCCAAAGATTGCCTTAAAAAAATTACCGTCTTGTTGATTAAGCAAATTCTTGAGATCGAAACGTGCCTGTTTGATAAGTTTTTTATCTCCGGACTTTCTAGCTTGCTGAAGAGAGATCAATGCCTTTTTAAATTCGTCATTTTTTTTATTAACGTGTTTTTCCCATGGTGATTTTTCCTCTCCGTGTTGACGAAAGTCATCGCTAACATTGCCGGAAAATCTATCTAAACCATCGGCCAGTTTTTGGCTGAATTGGGTGGCACGCAGCAACGGACTGAAAACAAAATCTTGTTGAACGGTACCGGTTTGGTGATTGGTATAGGTAACGCGCGAAATTAACGGGGCGCCGCCGCGGGCAAGAATGCCGAAAGTGGCCTTGGCGGGTAGATATAAAACTTTAAATGCCGCCTGAGCGGGAAGAGAATTAAGATAATAATAAATGGCGTTGGGGTTAAGAGGATTTTTCATCCAGGCCATTTTTCGACGAATACTGCCTTCACGACCCTGGCTCATTAAATTGCCAAGCGGACCCAGGGCGGAGAAAATCATTTCATAAACGCCTTCGTCAAAATAAAACTTGGCTAGTCCGCCGCGATACAACGCCAGACTGCCTAAAAGATTAGCGGTGAAAGAGTGGGAGTAGGCGGCGGCGCGGTGAACAGAAGAGCCTTCTTTGGCAAAAGAATCATAAACATACCCCTTGAGGTCGTTGAGCCAATTTTGGAGCGCCGGGGCATTTTCGGCAGTAATGTTGTTTTTTGGGGCGGCCTGGGTTTTAGGCTGAACAAATTGTTTAGTGGTAACAACGGGGATTGTTTGATCGGCGGGGGTTGGAGTTGTTTGCGGCTGGACTTTTGGCGGCGGCGGGGCAGGGGAGGTGATAGTTACGGGTTTATTGAACAACTCGGATGGGTCTGGTGGTGTAGAAATATCAAAAATTGGCGGTAGGGGCGGTTTAGGGGGAGGAGAATCGGCGGCGGTATCGGTGGGGGGATTTTTAGGCAGAACCATTACTTAAATATTAGCAGAAAATCAGGGAAGTTTTGAGGAGGTTATGCTATACTTACTTATATGGATACTAAAGTTTTAAATTACCGTATTATTATCGAGCCGGAAAAGTACAAAGACGGCGGTGTGGTTTATGTGGCACACTGTCCCACTTTGGGGATTTCTGATTATGGAGACACAGTGGAAGAAGTATTGATCAGTATTAAAGAAGGAATTCAGTTAGCGGTTGAATGTTTGGCAAAAAAGAATCAGGAAGTGCCGGTGGATAGTTTGGAAGATCAAATTATTACTTCAGCCAAAATTTCACCGCCAGCAAATTTACATTTTTCTTTAGCCGCATGAAACTGCCACGTAATGTTAAAGGTAAGCAATTAATCAAGGTTTTAAAAAAATTAGGTTTTAATATTTGCGGACAGAG
This genomic interval carries:
- a CDS encoding type II toxin-antitoxin system HicB family antitoxin, yielding MDTKVLNYRIIIEPEKYKDGGVVYVAHCPTLGISDYGDTVEEVLISIKEGIQLAVECLAKKNQEVPVDSLEDQIITSAKISPPANLHFSLAA
- a CDS encoding Fic family protein, encoding MIKIMVNHIKELFPRIDLKLVKLQKLRPLPATAVRKLREKFQVEMTYNSNAIEGNSLTLKETFWVINEGITVKNKPLKDHLEAKDHHEALEYLYELVQPQNQLTISEKLIRNLHHLVMKKTDEDWAGRYRQSNVFITGTDHIPSDANIIPSAMNKFINWFRANRHRLHPIELAAKLHHQLVFIHPFLDGNGRTARLLMNVVLMRKGYPLAVILKNDRKKYYQVLQQADKDNYQPLIRFVAQAVERSLDIYLKTLTPITQKREKFSPLTEIAAKTHFSAKYLNLLARQGKLEAHKEKRNWLTSLDAIKRYLATRERKR